A window of Ananas comosus cultivar F153 linkage group 4, ASM154086v1, whole genome shotgun sequence contains these coding sequences:
- the LOC109708639 gene encoding uncharacterized protein At5g01610-like: MASQAIESYREAAEIVHGDAVCKKKSIELLKELDLPKGLFPLEDIQEFGYNRAVGFVWLVQKKKMEHTFKKIKQVVSYATEVTAFVEKGKLKKVTGVKVRELLLWLTVVEVFIEDSTIGKITFKTSTGLADSFHVSAFELVE; the protein is encoded by the coding sequence ATGGCTTCTCAAGCCATCGAGAGCTATCGCGAGGCTGCTGAGATTGTCCATGGTGACGCTGTTTGCAAGAAGAAGTCTATTGAATTGCTCAAAGAGCTCGACCTTCCGAAGGGACTCTTCCCTTTGGAAGACATTCAGGAGTTTGGCTACAATCGTGCGGTGGGGTTTGTATGGTTAGTtcaaaagaagaagatggagcaCACGTTCAAGAAGATAAAGCAGGTGGTGTCGTACGCCACGGAGGTGACGGCCTTCGTCGAGAAGGGCAAGCTGAAGAAGGTAACGGGGGTGAAGGTGAGGGAGCTTCTGCTGTGGCTCACCGTGGTGGAAGTGTTCATCGAAGACTCTACGATtggaaaaatcacttttaagaCCAGCACGGGGCTAGCCGATAGCTTCCATGTTTCTGCGTTCGAGCTCgtagagtag
- the LOC109709517 gene encoding uncharacterized protein LOC109709517, translating to MASQTIESYREGAEIVRGDAVCKKKSIELLEELGLPKGLFPLEDIEEFGYNHAVGFIWLVQKKKREHTFKKIKQVVSYAAEVTAFVEKGKLKKVTGVKVRELLLWLTVVEVYIEDPTIGKITFKTSTGLADSFHVSAFELGE from the coding sequence ATGGCATCTCAAACCATTGAGAGCTATCGCGAGGGCGCTGAGATCGTCCGTGGCGACGCTGTTTGCAAGAAGAAGTCTATCGAATTGCTCGAAGAGCTCGGCCTTCCGAAAGGACTTTTCCCTTTGGAAGACATTGAGGAGTTTGGCTACAACCACGCCGTTGGGTTCATATGGTTAGTtcagaaaaagaagagagagcaCACGTTCAAGAAGATAAAGCAGGTGGTGTCGTACGCCGCGGAGGTGACAGCCTTTGTTGAGAAGGGCAAGCTGAAGAAGGTAACGGGAGTGAAGGTGAGGGAGCTTCTGCTGTGGCTCACCGTAGTGGAAGTGTACATCGAAGACCCTACGATtggaaaaatcacttttaagaCCAGCACGGGGTTAGCCGATAGCTTTCATGTTTCTGCGTTCGAGCTCggagaatag
- the LOC109708488 gene encoding LOW QUALITY PROTEIN: geraniol 8-hydroxylase-like (The sequence of the model RefSeq protein was modified relative to this genomic sequence to represent the inferred CDS: inserted 1 base in 1 codon) translates to MFNSMELISLLAVPLSICSVLIFFFVRASSRSSSSKSPFAHRRRLPPGPRPLPVVGSLLELGDSPHRAFARLAACYGPLISLRLGRVTTVVASSPDTARDVLQKHDAALSARSVPDAVCDRGHHRYSVPWLPPAPRWRRLRXVCTAELFAPQRLDAQKSLRRDKIRELRDYVSDCSASSSAVDVGRAAFATSLNLLSRTIFSVDLVDLRSGSSSGEFKAAVEEIMVVAGSPNISDFFPGVAALDLQGKRRRMAALFGKLHRIFDEQIDRRLRSTANAGESPAQDFLSVLLKCRIQEDDGPPTELNRPALRSLFTDLFVAGSETSSNTVEWAMAELLRSPRSMAAAREELARVIGPRREVEESDVAQLPYLQAVVKESLRLHPPGPFLLPRRAVADVEVGGCTIPADAQVVVNLWAIGRDPAVWARPEEFAPERFLNDAARDKDFRGKDFDLLPFGAGRRICPGLPLAARMVHLMLAALLHGFDWTLPDGGAGGGIDMTEKFGVTLSMAVPLRAMAAPA, encoded by the exons ATGTTCAATTCTATGGAGCTCATTTCTCTTCTCGCCGTTCCCTTATCCATATGCTCTGTTCTAATATTCTTCTTTGTTCGAGCTAGTAGCAGGAGCAGTAGTAGTAAATCGCCGTTTGCacatcgccgccgcctcccgcccGGGCCAAGGCCTCTCCCTGTAGTCGGGAGCCTCCTCGAGCTTGGCGACAGTCCCCACCGTGCCTTTGCGCGCCTCGCCGCCTGCTACGGGCCCCTCATCTCCCTCCGCCTCGGCCGCGTGACCACCGTCGTGGCCTCCTCCCCCGACACCGCCCGCGACGTCCTCCAAAAGCACGACGCCGCCTTGTCGGCCCGCTCCGTCCCCGACGCCGTCTGCGACCGCGGCCACCACCGCTACTCCGTCCCGTGGCTGCCGCCGGCCCCCCGCTGGCGCCGCCTCC GGGTCTGCACCGCCGAGCTCTTCGCGCCGCAGCGCCTGGACGCGCAGAAGTCCCTCCGCCGCGACAAGATTCGCGAACTCCGCGACTACGTGTCCGACTGCAGCGCGAGCAGTTCTGCCGTAGATGTCGGCCGGGCGGCGTTCGCGACGAGCCTCAACCTGCTGTCGCGCACGATCTTCTCCGTCGACCTGGTCGACCTCCGGTCCGGATCGTCCTCCGGTGAATTCaaggcggcggtggaggagatCATGGTGGTGGCGGGGAGTCCGAACATCTCCGACTTCTTCCCGGGGGTCGCCGCACTCGACCTCCAGGGCAAGCGGCGTCGGATGGCGGCTCTCTTCGGGAAGCTTCACCGGATCTTCGACGAGCAGATTGACCGGCGCCTGCGGAGCACCGCCAACGCCGGAGAATCGCCGGCGCAGGACTTCTTGAGTGTACTTCTCAAGTGCCGGATCCAAGAAGATGACGGCCCGCCGACGGAGCTTAACCGCCCAGCTCTGAGATCATTATTCAcg GATCTGTTCGTGGCGGGGAGCGAGACGAGCTCGAACACGGTGGAATGGGCGATGGCGGAGCTTCTGCGGAGCCCACGGTCGATGGCGGCGGCTCGCGAGGAGCTGGCGCGGGTGATCGGCCCGAGACGAGAGGTCGAGGAGTCCGACGTCGCGCAACTCCCCTACCTCCAAGCCGTCGTCAAAGAGAGCCTCCGCCTCCACCCTCCGGGGCCCTTCCTTCTCCCGCGCCGCGCCGTCGCGGACGTCGAGGTCGGAGGCTGCACGATTCCGGCGGACGCGCAGGTGGTGGTCAACCTGTGGGCGATCGGGCGCGACCCGGCCGTGTGGGCGAGGCCGGAGGAGTTCGCGCCGGAGAGGTTTCTGAACGACGCGGCGAGGGACAAGGATTTTCGAGGGAAGGACTTCGACCTGCTGCCGTTCGGAGCTGGGCGGCGGATATGCCCGGGATTGCCGCTGGCGGCGCGGATGGTGCACCTCATGCTCGCAGCGCTGCTGCACGGGTTTGACTGGACCTTGCCGgacggcggcgccggcggcggcatCGACATGACGGAGAAGTTCGGGGTGACGCTGTCCATGGCCGTCCCTCTCCGTGCCATGGCGGCGCCCGCTTAA